From Spartinivicinus ruber, the proteins below share one genomic window:
- the fabA gene encoding 3-hydroxyacyl-[acyl-carrier-protein] dehydratase FabA, whose translation MTRKHAFTHEELLQCGRGELFGPGNAQLPTPNMLMIDRIAHIDEVGGAYGKGEIIAELDINPDLWFFSCHFPGDPVMPGCLGLDAMWQLVGFFLGWKGFPGRGRALGSGEVKFTGQILPTHKKVTYHINLKRVISRKLILGIADGSVSVDGKQIYTAEGLRVGLFTSTDSF comes from the coding sequence ATGACCCGTAAACATGCTTTTACCCATGAAGAACTGCTCCAATGTGGCCGTGGCGAATTATTCGGTCCGGGTAATGCACAGCTGCCAACTCCTAATATGCTGATGATTGATCGAATCGCCCATATTGACGAAGTAGGTGGAGCCTATGGCAAAGGCGAAATTATTGCTGAACTGGATATTAACCCTGACTTGTGGTTTTTTTCCTGCCACTTCCCTGGTGACCCAGTCATGCCTGGCTGCTTAGGTTTAGATGCAATGTGGCAATTAGTAGGCTTTTTCTTAGGCTGGAAAGGCTTTCCTGGTCGTGGCAGAGCATTAGGGAGCGGTGAAGTGAAATTTACTGGCCAAATTTTACCAACCCACAAAAAAGTCACTTATCATATTAACCTTAAACGGGTTATTTCTCGCAAATTGATTCTTGGTATCGCTGACGGTAGTGTAAGCGTAGATGGCAAGCAAATTTACACAGCCGAAGGTTTGCGAGTAGGCTTGTTTACATCCACTGACTCATTTTAA
- a CDS encoding HvfC/BufC N-terminal domain-containing protein, whose product MSTLHSWLHLFSESIRENGAAIKEFSELSLTSNITEKLAIYQQNHFANITQVLQSTYRVLNQIMGEGRFKSIAHGYIKQYPPIEANINRYGEAFSLFLTEHPLLQEYPYLAEVAKLEWATHTAFLSPETETLDIAVLGALADESVVDLMIRLAPSVKLIDSEYPVLDIWQANQPGVDHSVDNKINKSETYLLIMREKDKFSIQPLTKAEYSFLNAVNAGNFFNNSIQAALDEDEHFNIGEILQQYILQGIFSEIAPVRA is encoded by the coding sequence ATGAGTACGCTGCATAGTTGGCTGCACCTATTTTCAGAGAGCATTCGTGAGAATGGTGCGGCAATAAAAGAGTTTTCAGAGCTATCGCTAACAAGCAATATAACTGAAAAATTAGCTATCTATCAACAGAATCATTTTGCCAATATCACGCAGGTATTACAAAGCACTTATCGGGTGCTTAATCAAATAATGGGAGAAGGGCGGTTTAAGAGTATTGCCCATGGCTATATTAAACAGTATCCACCAATAGAAGCTAATATTAATCGCTACGGGGAAGCGTTTTCGTTATTTCTTACAGAGCACCCATTATTGCAGGAATATCCTTATTTAGCTGAAGTGGCCAAGTTGGAGTGGGCGACCCATACGGCATTTTTAAGCCCAGAAACGGAAACTTTAGATATAGCTGTTTTAGGTGCTTTAGCGGATGAATCGGTTGTAGACTTAATGATCAGGCTAGCGCCGTCAGTGAAATTGATAGATTCAGAATACCCAGTGCTTGATATTTGGCAAGCTAACCAGCCAGGTGTTGATCACTCTGTTGATAATAAAATAAATAAGTCTGAAACTTATTTATTAATCATGCGAGAAAAAGATAAATTCTCAATACAACCCTTAACTAAAGCAGAATATAGCTTTTTGAATGCTGTTAATGCGGGCAATTTTTTTAATAATAGTATTCAAGCTGCTTTAGATGAGGATGAACACTTTAATATTGGTGAAATACTCCAGCAATATATCCTGCAAGGGATATTTAGTGAGATAGCACCTGTTAGAGCTTAG
- a CDS encoding substrate-binding periplasmic protein, whose protein sequence is MVRLFLFSLLAYYAILGVGFANAQQELLIVGEEWPPFEFKDGDEVVGIDVDIATYIFKEMKIPVSFKMLPWKRAWSMVEEGKADAVFSTSFKEKRVPYLIYPKEHMWMSEFVFFNNTANKLSQFDGYKTVIEKDLKVGIINGNSYHPSFWQAFPYQDGSTEYDESKVSLLNKQLKGAVDIKVNFKKLASNRIDVFTADKVIGQFTAKLLGLNKDISYYDVALYSKPYPMPFVKKSTYPEIEKVAMEFEKRLKALKESGKYQEIVDKWLK, encoded by the coding sequence ATGGTTAGGTTGTTTTTATTTAGTTTATTAGCTTATTACGCCATTTTGGGAGTAGGTTTTGCCAATGCTCAGCAAGAGCTGTTGATTGTAGGAGAAGAGTGGCCTCCATTTGAATTTAAGGATGGTGATGAAGTTGTTGGTATTGATGTTGATATCGCTACCTATATTTTTAAGGAGATGAAAATCCCAGTTTCCTTTAAAATGCTGCCATGGAAGCGAGCATGGAGTATGGTTGAAGAAGGTAAAGCTGATGCGGTTTTCTCAACAAGCTTTAAAGAAAAAAGAGTACCTTATTTGATTTATCCAAAAGAGCATATGTGGATGAGTGAGTTTGTATTCTTCAATAATACTGCTAATAAGCTCAGTCAATTTGATGGCTATAAAACTGTTATTGAAAAGGATTTGAAGGTAGGGATTATTAATGGTAATTCTTATCATCCTAGTTTTTGGCAAGCATTTCCTTATCAAGATGGCTCGACAGAGTATGATGAATCTAAAGTGTCTTTATTAAATAAACAGCTAAAAGGAGCTGTTGATATAAAAGTCAATTTTAAAAAGCTTGCATCTAACCGAATCGATGTATTTACTGCTGACAAAGTGATTGGACAATTTACAGCAAAATTACTGGGGCTTAATAAGGATATTAGCTACTATGATGTTGCGTTGTACTCAAAACCTTACCCTATGCCGTTTGTGAAGAAGTCTACGTATCCTGAGATCGAAAAGGTGGCAATGGAGTTTGAAAAACGTCTAAAAGCATTAAAAGAAAGTGGTAAATACCAAGAAATTGTAGATAAGTGGCTGAAATAA
- a CDS encoding BufA1 family periplasmic bufferin-type metallophore encodes MKKTAALSVALGTLVALSAASNVALAGEKKVKCYGVIEAGKNDCAANGHSCAGQAKADNDSNEWKYMAKSECEAKNGGVGKPKSVDG; translated from the coding sequence ATGAAAAAAACAGCAGCCTTGTCTGTCGCTTTAGGTACATTAGTTGCACTATCTGCTGCTTCCAATGTTGCTCTTGCGGGTGAGAAAAAAGTTAAATGTTATGGTGTGATTGAAGCTGGCAAGAATGATTGTGCTGCTAATGGCCATTCCTGTGCAGGCCAGGCAAAAGCCGATAATGATTCTAATGAATGGAAATATATGGCTAAGTCAGAGTGTGAAGCCAAAAATGGAGGCGTTGGTAAACCGAAAAGTGTAGATGGTTAA
- the bufB gene encoding MNIO family bufferin maturase, producing MLLEKQVFNRCRDIPATAGIGLRQPHHQAFAETKPSIDWVEVHSENYFEMNTPPFEFLMGVRQDYALSLHGVGLSLGSTDSLNKQHLQQLKTIVEIFQPGLVSEHLCWVSENNIYLQDLLPLPQTEAVVKHVVERIDTVQNYLGRKILVENVSCYLNYPHNEMPEWAFLAEVAKRSGCGILLDINNIYINAFNHKFSAWEYIENIPKQLVEEIHLAGHQQIQAGDETLLLDHHGDKVVDEVWELYKKTLELLGNIPTLIEWDTQLPELSVLLGEAETANKYLKLNYEYAA from the coding sequence ATGTTACTTGAGAAACAAGTATTCAATCGTTGCCGGGATATCCCGGCAACGGCTGGCATTGGACTGAGGCAGCCCCATCATCAGGCATTTGCTGAAACAAAGCCTAGTATTGACTGGGTTGAGGTACATTCAGAAAATTACTTTGAGATGAATACACCACCTTTTGAGTTTTTAATGGGAGTCAGGCAGGACTATGCACTGAGCTTGCATGGGGTGGGGCTTTCATTAGGCTCAACGGATTCGCTTAATAAACAACATCTACAACAGTTAAAAACAATAGTTGAGATTTTTCAGCCGGGTTTGGTTTCAGAACATTTATGTTGGGTGTCGGAAAATAATATTTATTTACAGGATTTATTGCCGCTACCACAAACAGAAGCAGTTGTTAAGCATGTGGTAGAGCGTATTGATACAGTGCAAAATTATTTAGGCAGGAAAATATTGGTTGAAAATGTTTCTTGCTATTTAAACTATCCACATAATGAAATGCCAGAATGGGCATTTCTAGCAGAAGTCGCTAAACGCAGTGGCTGCGGTATTTTGTTGGATATTAATAATATTTATATTAATGCATTTAATCATAAATTTTCTGCCTGGGAGTATATAGAAAATATTCCTAAACAATTAGTAGAAGAAATTCATCTGGCAGGCCATCAGCAAATACAAGCGGGCGATGAAACTCTCCTATTAGATCATCATGGTGACAAAGTTGTTGATGAAGTGTGGGAGTTGTATAAAAAGACGTTGGAATTATTAGGCAATATTCCCACCCTGATTGAATGGGATACCCAGTTACCAGAGTTATCTGTATTATTGGGTGAAGCTGAAACAGCAAATAAATATTTAAAACTTAATTATGAGTACGCTGCATAG
- a CDS encoding NAD(P)H-dependent glycerol-3-phosphate dehydrogenase: MKRIVAVLGGGSFGTAIANILCHNGHQVTLWLRDQQLADHINQQHINSRYFPDYPLHPELVATTDLVQATADAELVFIAIPSKAFRTTIHPLQQHLAGKCIVSTTKGVEAQSFMLMSQILQQEIPNARVGVLSGPNLAKEIMAKGLTATVIASGDSELRQLVQSVLHCDYFRVYGNDDMFGVELGGALKNIYAIVAGMAEAMGMGANTKSMLITRALAEMSRFAVHMGANPMTFIGLAGVGDLIVTCMSPLSRNFQVGVALGQGKSLEAAETALGQVAEGVNTLQLVKDKADQVGVYMPMVSGLYEVVVMKQPIEKVVRSLMLGEQKTDVDFSVTELLVRQ; encoded by the coding sequence ATGAAGCGAATAGTTGCAGTATTAGGTGGTGGTAGTTTTGGTACCGCCATTGCAAATATCCTATGCCATAATGGGCATCAAGTGACATTATGGTTGCGTGATCAACAACTAGCCGACCATATTAATCAGCAACATATTAATAGCCGGTATTTTCCAGACTATCCATTACACCCTGAATTGGTTGCTACAACAGACCTTGTTCAAGCAACTGCAGATGCAGAGCTGGTTTTTATCGCTATTCCCAGTAAGGCATTTCGCACGACGATTCATCCACTACAGCAACACCTGGCGGGTAAATGTATTGTAAGCACCACTAAAGGGGTGGAGGCACAAAGTTTTATGCTGATGAGCCAAATTCTTCAGCAAGAAATTCCCAATGCGCGCGTGGGGGTGCTCAGTGGACCCAATCTAGCAAAAGAGATTATGGCTAAAGGGCTAACGGCGACAGTCATCGCCAGTGGTGACAGTGAGTTACGTCAGTTGGTTCAGTCAGTCTTACATTGCGACTATTTTCGGGTATATGGCAATGACGACATGTTTGGTGTAGAGCTGGGTGGTGCCCTAAAAAACATCTATGCCATTGTTGCAGGGATGGCTGAAGCAATGGGGATGGGTGCGAACACTAAAAGTATGCTGATTACCCGAGCCTTAGCGGAAATGAGCCGTTTTGCTGTTCATATGGGGGCCAACCCCATGACGTTTATTGGTTTGGCAGGTGTTGGCGATTTAATCGTGACTTGTATGTCGCCATTGAGCCGTAATTTTCAGGTGGGGGTGGCATTAGGCCAGGGTAAATCGCTGGAAGCAGCTGAAACAGCGTTGGGGCAGGTGGCAGAAGGTGTTAATACCCTACAGTTGGTAAAAGATAAGGCTGATCAAGTAGGTGTTTATATGCCAATGGTTTCAGGCCTGTATGAAGTGGTGGTAATGAAACAGCCTATTGAAAAAGTGGTTCGTAGCTTAATGCTTGGGGAACAAAAGACAGATGTTGACTTCAGTGTCACAGAATTATTAGTGAGGCAGTAA
- a CDS encoding DoxX family protein, with the protein MWQKILKGWQQLTCVSNAWFAPVVDLIMRIYVGLVFWRSGQTKLDSWDSTLVLFEYEYDVPILPHDIAAYIATAAELGLAVLLIIGLGTRFAAAGLLLMTLIIELFIFPYGSEGHSTDHYYWMIIFGSLWMRGGGAISIDHFLWKKWKQGIN; encoded by the coding sequence ATGTGGCAAAAAATTTTAAAAGGCTGGCAGCAACTGACCTGTGTATCTAATGCTTGGTTTGCACCAGTTGTTGATTTAATTATGCGCATCTATGTTGGCTTGGTATTTTGGCGATCAGGACAAACCAAACTGGATAGCTGGGATTCTACATTGGTTTTATTTGAGTATGAGTATGATGTACCAATACTGCCACATGATATTGCTGCCTATATAGCAACAGCTGCAGAACTAGGGCTAGCAGTCTTATTAATAATAGGCTTAGGGACCCGCTTTGCAGCTGCTGGACTATTGTTAATGACTCTGATAATTGAATTATTCATTTTCCCCTATGGTTCAGAAGGTCACTCTACTGATCACTATTACTGGATGATAATATTCGGCAGTTTATGGATGAGAGGGGGTGGTGCTATTTCAATTGATCACTTTTTATGGAAGAAATGGAAGCAGGGGATAAATTAA
- the fabB gene encoding beta-ketoacyl-ACP synthase I, which yields MKRVVITGLGITSCLGNDKEAVLKSLKEGRSGIKFNPVYKEMGFRSHVAGTVDLDLSEHIDRKRIRFMGKAAAFAYLAMEQAIADAGLSEDQVSNPRTGLIAGSGGASSENIVEAADILREKGIKRVGPYRVPRTMGSTVSACLATPFKIKGINYSITSACATSAHCIGNAVEQIQMGKQDVVFAGGGEEEHWSQTALFDAMGALSTKYNDTPEKASRPYDANRDGFVIAGGGGMVVVEELEHALARGAKIYAEIVGYGATSDGYDMVAPSGEGAIRCMQQALATVDTPIDYINVHGTSTPVGDITEVNGMKTVFGDKLPKFSSTKSLSGHSLGAAGVHETIYSLLMMENNFIAGSANIETPDEGVSELPLVTQAEAATLTTIMSNSFGFGGTNASLILRKYEK from the coding sequence ATGAAACGAGTAGTGATTACCGGCTTAGGTATTACCTCTTGTTTAGGTAATGATAAAGAAGCGGTTCTTAAATCGTTAAAAGAAGGCCGTTCAGGTATTAAGTTTAACCCTGTTTATAAAGAAATGGGCTTTCGTAGCCATGTTGCAGGCACTGTAGATCTTGACTTGAGCGAACATATAGACAGAAAAAGAATCCGTTTTATGGGCAAAGCAGCAGCCTTTGCCTATTTAGCCATGGAGCAAGCAATTGCTGATGCTGGCCTGTCTGAAGACCAAGTGTCCAACCCACGTACCGGCTTAATTGCAGGCTCAGGTGGTGCATCATCCGAAAATATCGTTGAAGCTGCAGATATTTTACGTGAAAAAGGCATCAAACGGGTTGGCCCCTATCGGGTACCCAGAACTATGGGTTCAACAGTTTCTGCCTGCTTAGCAACGCCTTTCAAAATTAAAGGTATCAACTACTCAATTACCTCTGCTTGTGCCACTAGCGCACACTGTATTGGTAATGCAGTTGAACAAATTCAAATGGGCAAGCAGGATGTTGTTTTTGCTGGTGGTGGAGAAGAAGAGCACTGGTCTCAAACTGCCTTATTTGATGCTATGGGCGCCCTTTCCACTAAATATAATGACACGCCAGAAAAAGCCTCACGCCCTTATGATGCTAACCGTGATGGCTTTGTTATTGCTGGCGGTGGTGGCATGGTGGTGGTTGAAGAACTAGAACATGCACTAGCTCGTGGAGCCAAAATATACGCAGAAATCGTTGGCTATGGTGCAACATCTGACGGCTATGACATGGTTGCCCCATCAGGGGAAGGCGCCATTCGTTGTATGCAGCAAGCCTTGGCCACCGTTGACACCCCAATTGATTACATTAATGTACACGGTACCAGCACACCTGTTGGCGACATCACCGAAGTTAACGGCATGAAAACCGTATTTGGTGATAAGCTGCCTAAATTTAGCTCTACGAAATCGTTATCCGGCCACTCATTAGGTGCTGCTGGCGTTCATGAGACGATTTATAGCTTGCTGATGATGGAAAACAACTTTATTGCCGGTTCCGCCAATATTGAAACACCAGATGAAGGCGTCAGCGAATTACCATTAGTCACCCAAGCAGAAGCAGCAACCTTGACTACTATCATGTCTAACAGCTTTGGCTTTGGTGGTACCAATGCTTCATTAATACTACGTAAATACGAAAAGTAA